The Nocardia sp. NBC_00508 nucleotide sequence ACGACGGACGGGGTTGCGCGAGCAGAAGAAGCAGGCCACCCGGGAAGCGTTGCGCGAGGCGGCGCTCCGGCTGGCGCTCGAGCGCGGCCCGGACAACGTGCGCGTCGATGACATCGCGGAGGCCGCCGGCGTCTCCCCGAGGACCTACAACAACTACTTCTCCAGTCGTGAACAGGCGATCGTCGCCGCCGTCACCACCGAACGGGAAACACGGGTCGGGGCCGCAGTGGCCGACCAGCCCGCCGACGTCCGCCTCGCCGATGCCGTCATCGACGCGATCGTGGATCAGTACACCGCCCAGGGCGACCCCGGTCGCGACGTGCTGCTGCTGATCACCACGCGCCCCGCACTGCATGACGCGTTCGTCCATACCGCCACCGCGATCGAACATCCTCTCGCCGACGCGATCGGCGAACGCCTCGGCGACGCCGACCCGCACACCGCCCGCGTGCTCGCGGCCAGCGTGACCGCCGCGGTCCGTGTCGCGCTCGAACAATGGCTGCAACCGACCCCCGCGAACAGCGGACTCGTCGTGCCGTCCGGCGCACTACCGCAGCTACTCCGCGCCACACTCGCACCACTCGCCCCGGCATTCGACGCCGCCCAGAAACGATCACACCGCCCGCATAAGTGAACCGCAACCGACCCCCCGAACAGCGGACTTCAGCAGATTTCCCGGTTTCCGTCGAGTAATGGACCGCGACTATTTCGGGCCACTCTGATCATGTCGGCTGCTGGGCGATGGGGGCTCGCCGTCTACCAGATGAATTGTCGTTCCGGATGCGCGCGATTCAAGGGCACAATACATACGATCGAACGGGGTCTTCGTATCGCCGATTCCCTGGTCGGTGGCCGACCGGAAGCGATGTAGTGCGGTCGCTGCCTGGCACTGCCGCGACGTAGTGTGGCGCCAGTAGGGCAAGTGAGCAGGGCGGTGATCGCGACGAGTTCAGGGTGGGTGGTGGCTCGGCACTCGCCGCCGGCGATGTTGTCCCGAGCGGAGGGACCGACCGACGCGGTAGTTGCGTCGGCCAGGAGTCCCGGAACGGCGTGACCGGATCAGGACGGCAGAGTGCCTGTAGTCCAGACGGGTGCGGTTTCCACGCGTGAGAATCGCCAGCCTTCGGGGGTGCGGACGGCGTCGAATCGGTAGCCCCCTCCCGCTGCGAACAGGGGTTCCGGGGCCATCCTGCCGTCCACGGTGGATGTCGGAACAATCGCGAGGACTGCGTTCGCCCGGACCGCCGCGCGGTCGCCCGCCAAGTCGATCTGCACGTTGCTGATGTAGTGCGGCTGTCGTCGTTCGTTCGAATGGTTCCGACTGGCCAACGCGATCACGGCGTCACGTCCTTGCGCCTCGCCGCCGGGAGACTTGGCCTTCACGTCGGCGGTGTAGATCGTGTTGAACGTGTCGAATCGACCTTCGTCGAGGGCGGTTGCAAGACGGTCGACCAAGGCATGGATCTCGTGACGGTCCAGCAGTTCTCGCAGTTGCCGCCGGGTGGAGTCATCCTCGGTCGCGGTGGCGCCGGTCGAGCACGCGGCGGCCAGCAGCGCCAACGGCAACGCAAGGATCGGGAGTGTACGGCGGAGCTTGTTCATCGGGCCCTTTCGACATTATGATTGGTCGCCCCAACGTGGGCTAGGCCAACGATAACATTTGTGGGTCACACCAACAAGCGTTCCCGACCGACCCGCAGGAGCTGCCGGCTGCTGCGGTGGCGTATGGGTAGAGCACACCGTCGAGTTGGTGGCCCAGCTCGTGGGCTACGAGCCGGGCCAGGCCACAGTGGTAATCGGTACTGTCAGACGGCAACGACCGCGAGGTCCGCGCCGCGGGATATGCCGCAGCCGATCACGCTGACCCGGTTGACGGCGTTGTGCTGGGTTCGGTCGGCGAGCAGCGGTAGAGCTTACCGTCGATCGTCGCCCAAGTTTGGCTCCTACCCAGGTACTTGCACTGGTCGATGTCCGACTGGAGGTAGAGGCCCCCCACGCAATGGGTGACAGCCGAAATAGTCCCCTGATTCGAGCTGTACTCGACGCAGTCGGGCGCCGGCTCGAGCTCCTCCGCCTGCGCAACGGCCGTACCGCACAACAGCATCGGCCCTGCGACCAGCAGACCACCAACGATCCTCTTCAGCACGAAGACTCCTCTCGATTTCTCACCGGCATCCTGTCGGGCAGTGATCATGACACATCGGCATCAAATCCGTTGAGCCCGCACCAGATTCAGGCGCCGGGTAGCACGACCTCAGCGCAGTCAGGCGGACCGCGACCGCCTACCCGTACCGGTCTTCGCCGGTGTCGTGAACGTCTGGGTGTCGTTCTGGCGTCCGATGCACCGCTGTCCTCCGCTGGGTGGTTGCTCTGAGGACCCCGGCCGTCGTCACCGATAACGCTGCACCGCTCTGTCTTAGTGGGTGGAGTCCTTGGGTTGATGATCCCTCTTGCGACAGAGTGCAGGATGGCTGCGCGGGTGTGCGTGGAAATCGCCCCCGGCCGCGCATTAGGGTCTGACCGCATGGCAGTCCTCTCCCGTCCCATCGGAAGCCTGGCGATCGTACTCGGTGTGGCCGTTGCGATTCCGATGCTCGCGACCCTGGCCTTCGCGGCCATCGGCCACCCCGAATGCGCGACCATCCCGCAAGATGTGGGCCCCTGCGGATACTGGGCCCGTGTGGCGGAATACGGGCCGTTCATCATGCTGTGGGGAACGGTCGTCACCGCAGGCTTCGGAGCAACGGTGTGGCTGGTAGTCGTCGCCGTACTCGGTCTCTTCGCAGCGCTACGCCCTCGCCGCGAGTAATCCGGCACCGGCTCAGCGGACCAGATCCTGACCGGCCGTCAATCTACTCGTCCATCTGCTGTACGCGCATGAGGGCATGAGCCGCGCCCGCCAGCTCGAAGACCAGACCGAACAAGCCTGGTGTTCGACCTGGCCACCAACGCCGTGATCGCTTGGACCACAGAGTATTACGGCCTGGCGGTGGAGCAGATGCGCCGGGCGGGGCGACGCATCGACGACGATGTGCTGGCACATATCAGCCCGGCGCACAGCGAGAACATCAACTTCTTCGGCGCAATCGAGGTCGACATCGACGCCGAGCTCGGGCCGACGGGTATCGGCCGCTCCGGGTCCGCGACACCCTCTTCCGACCTGGACCCCGTACTCCGGCTGCCTCTCACCTACGTCCTGTAGTGGCGATGAGCGAGCGGTAGGTCGCGGGTAGATCCTGTGTGTCAGCGCTCTCGTTCCAGCTGGGCGAGCCGGGTGAGGGCGGGTAGCGCGGCGGCGAGAGCCTGACGGTGTGCGGCGCTCAACTCGGAGACCATCGGAGCCAGGTGCCGGACCCGGTCGTCGTGGCGGGTTTGCCGCACCTGCCGGCCCGCCTCGGTGAGGTGCACGATCACGGCCCGTCCATCGTCAGGGTCACGGCGGCGCAGCACCAGCCCGTCGCGCTCCAAGCGCGCGATGAGTTGAGTGATGCCCGGCTGGGTCAGCTGCTCGGTCTCGGTCAGATCGCTCAGCCGCGCCGGGCCCCGGTGAGCCAGGGTGTCGAGCACCGACAGTGTGGTGAACGGCAGCTTCTCCCGTACCGGGATGCGGATGTAGACGCGGTTGAAGTCCTCGATCACCGCGGCGAAGGTGTCCACGTCGAAAGCGTCGATGTCGTCCACACGAGCAAGTATATCCGGGACTTATAAAAGTTGATTAAATAAGCTACTTATGTAAGGTGGACACCCTAACGGTGCAGGAGGCCAGATGAGCGACAGAACCCGCGATGTGCGACCGTTCCCCTTGACGCCGACGGAGATTCACGTCCCCGACAGCGTCCTCACCGACCTGCGGCAGCGCCTGGATCTGACCCGCCTGCCCGAGGATGTCGGCAATGAAGACTGGTATTACGGCGTGCCTCGCAGCTATCTCCAGGAGCTCGTCGACTACTGGCGCAGCGGATACGACTGGCGCGCAGCCGAAGCCGAGATCAACACCTACCAGCATTACAAGATCGAAATCGACGGGGTGCCAGTACATTTCATGCGCAGGCCCGGCGTCGGCCCGAATCCGACACCGCTGATTCTGACACATGGCTGGCCCTGGACGTTCTGGCACTGGTCCAAGGTCGCCGACTTGCTGGCGGATCCAGGGGCGCACGGCGGTGATCCGGCCGAGGCGTTCGACGTGATCGTGCCCTCGTTTCCCGGCTTCGGGTTCTCCAGCCCGCTGGCGAACCGCCCGGATCTGAACTTCTGGAAGGTCGCCGACCTCTGGCACACGCTCATGACCGATGTTCTGGGCTACGAGAAATACGGTGCCGCCGGCTGCGACGTGGGCGCGCTGGTCACCGCGCAGCTCGGCCACAAGTACGCCGACGAGTTGTACGCCATCCACATCGGATCCGGACTGAAACTCACCCTGTTCAACGGCGATCGCGCCTGGGACTTCAGCGGCGGCCTACCGATTCCCGACAGCCTGCCCGCCGAGGCACGCGCACGAATCGTGGAGCTGGACAAGCGTTTCGCCGTCCACCTGGCCGCCCACCTCCTCGCCCCCAGCACCCTCGCCCACGCCCTGTCCGATTCCCCGGCGGGCATGCTGGCATGGATCCTGGAACGTTGGTTCAAATGGAGCGACAACGGCGGCGACATCGAAACCGTGTTCAGCAGAGACGATCTCCTCACCCACGCCACGATTTATTGGGCCACCAACACCATCGGCACCTCGATACGCCTCTACGCCAACCACAACCGCTACCCCTGGACGCCTTCCCACGAGCGTCTGCCAGTCGTGCAGGCCCCCACCGGCATCACCTTCGTCGGCTACGAGAACCCACCCGGCATCAGCACCGCCCAACGCGTCGAACACTTCCGCGCCAGCGACCGCGCCCAGTGGTACAACCACGTCAACCTCACCGTCCACGACCACGGCGGCCACTTCATCCCCTGGGAAATCCCCGACCAATGGACCGGCGACCTACGCCGCACCTTCCGGGGACGGCGCTGACACGCAACAAACTCAACACCAGGCGAATACCCGCACATGCCGCCTGTCGCGCGCTCGGCAGCTTTACCCGAGCGATTTCGCTACCCCGGATAACGGGCTGCTGCTGTACGAGACGTGCGCCCGCGTCGAGGAACTGCTGCAGATCAACATCGAGGACCTGGACCTGGCCGGCCGCAGCGCCCCGGTGAAGTCCACAGGCGCCAAGCCCCGCCGCCGAGGCCGGGCCGCCCGGGTCGTCACCAGCTCGACACTGCCACCGGACCAACGCACCGGGTCGGGAATGAGAATCACTGCCGCCCAACGTCTCCAAAACGAGAATCGCATCCGTGCTACTATCGAACGGCTCTTGCGCGGGGAGATTCCGCCCGGCGGGTGTTGCGATGTCAAGCCCCTCGCCGCCCAAGCCGGAGTCGACCGCACCGCCTTCTACGGCGGTCGGCCCTACGCCCATCTGAGGATGGAATTCGAGCAACGCCTCCGCGCGATGCAACAGGCCGGCGACATCCCGGACCCCCGCGGCACCCAGATCTTGTGACGCGAGGCCGACAACCGCGCGCTCAGCGAGCGGCTCGCCGAGGCCAGCGCCACGATCGACAAACTCACCGACTTCCGGACGCTCACCCTTGCCGGAATCGCCGCCCAGCACTACGAAATCCAGCGCCTCCGCACCGCCGCTTCCTCAACTCCGATCGTCACCCGTCCGCTACATGCCCCGCTGGACGGTCATCATCCCCCTGCTGACGGAGGCGCCGCAAAACCCGAAACCACTAGCCCGACAGTCAGATCCAACCCCAACCAACAGAATCGAGAAGACAATGACATGGTCGATACCACGAGTCACCACCGGTGCTGAACGCCACTTGATCGAGAGCCAGCTCGACCGCAACCGAGCCGAATTGGTCAATACCGTGCGCGGTCTGTCCGAAGAAGACGCCCGCCGTCGCCTCGTTGCGTCGATGACCACCCCGATCGGATTGCTCAAGCACGCCGCAGTCGCCGAACGGATCTGGTTCCAGCACGTCCTGGCAGGCCTGCCCAAGAGCGAATGCGACGGCGGCACGACGGCGGGCGACGCCAGTTTCGTCGTCGACGACAACGAAACTCTGGCCGACGTGATCGCCGAATTCGAGCGCGCCAGCGACCGCTCCCGCGCGATCGCAGCGGAATTCGACCTCGACGACACCAAGACACACCCCCACCTCGGTGACGTCAGCCTACGGTTTATCTGCCTGCTCCTGAGCGAGGACTTCGCACGTCACGCTGGCCACGGCGACATACTCCGCGAGCAGATCGAACATCCCGCCCTGCTGAACACCGATGCCCCAGAACAACCCTAACCAAGTGATGGAATAGCGGCTCCTGCGGAACACGGGGGCTCGATTGTTCGCTGTGGCCCTCAGTGTTCGAGGAGGAAGGTGATGACTCGCTCAGCGACGGTTTGTCCCGACTTCCCTTCGGGCCCGAAGTGGTCGAGTCCCTTCATGGTGTCGAGGGTGGCGTTGGGGAGTGTGTCGGTGAGGGCGTCGAGTTCTGCTCGGGTTGTCGAGGATGTGCGGGTTCCGCGAAGGATCAACGTCGCGGCGGTGAGGTTGGCGAACTCGTCGAGCCGGTCCTGCTGGGCGGCCAATTGCTCATGCTCGGCCAGGTTGGCTTCCAGGAGCGGACGCATCCGCTGCCATCGTTGTCCGCGGAACCCGATGCGCAATGCGGCGCGCAGATACCAGTGCGGCAGCTTGGTCACGAATCCCGGCGCGCCGCCGGATCCCTGAATGAAGTAGGCGAATGCGCCGTAGGGATCGCCGGCGGCCAGGCGGGCGCGGTAGAGAGCCATCCATTCGGTGGCGACATGCCCGCCGGGGGCTCCCGGCTCGTAGAGGGCTATGCGGTCGAACACCGGCGACGACCGCACGGTTTCGAGTATCGCGAGTCCGCCGTAGCTGTGACCGAACGCCAGTCGCGCGCCGGTGTCGGTGTGAACGGCGAGCAGGTCGTCGACTTCTTTCTGCAAGCTGTAGTCGTGCCCGAGTGGTCCGCTCGCGCCGCGCCCGCGCCGTTCGACGAGATGCACTGTGCAGGACTGAGCCAGTTCTGATGCCAGCGGCAGGTAGTCCTGTGCCGTGGACAGCGCGCCGCCAACCACGATCACACCAGGTCCGCTGCCCATCGATCGGTAGCTGATGGATGTGCGGTCCGCCGAGACGACCGAGCGTTGCCGAGTCGACGCGACAGGGGTGCCATAACTCATTTGAGGGCCTCCAGATGCTCGAAGGTGGTCAATAGGCGCGCGGTTTGCCGCGCGTATTCGTCGTAGGGCACACCGCTTTCGGCGACGACGGCCGCCAGCCTCTCTTCGAGGCCCTGCTGGGCGGCGGCCACCAGCTGTTTCCCTTTGCCGGTGAGGCTGAGCCGCCGGCTTCGCCCGCCTCCCGGGTCGGGTTGAACGACGAGTAACCCCTCCGCGGCCAGGACGGCCGTCATGCGACTGACCGACGGCTCCGTCACGCCGAGCCGGTCGGCAAGCGCCCGTTGCGTCGAGGCCCCCAACTCGCCAACGAACGTCAAAGCAAGGAATCGACTGTAGGACACGCCGTGCTCTGCGCGCAGGATTCGGTCTGCCGCCCTGTCCAAACGGGCCGTGAGAACGTGCAGGTCGAAGCTCAGTTTCCGCTCCATCCCTCTAACTTAACATGCTAAGTTAGCGAGGTAAGTCACTGCCGTTGGCTCGCTCAGCTGCTGCGGCGCAGGGCTCCGGTCGGCTTCACCAGACTCACTGAGTCGGGAAGGATCGGGGCGAGTCTAAGTATCGGATGAGATCAGAATCGGGTTCGAGCTCGAGGGGGCGTTCGCTGCCGAGGTCTTCGGCCCATCGGTAGAGACGTTGATGGCGGCCGGGCCCGCGTCGGCGGCCGCCATGGATGCGCCATCCGGATTCAGCGAAAAACGCCGTGCGCGTTCGATGGTCGGCGGCGATCCGCCGCCAGTAGGGCGAGATGAGCAGGGCGGTGACGTCGACGACCTTCGGGTAGGTCGCGGCGAGAAATCTGGGATCGTCGACAAAGACACGCCCTCGACCGACCGCACGTCTGACCACCGATAAGTGAACCTTATCGGCGGTCAGATTCGTTGGGTGTCACCGAAAATCGTGCATTTCAATACGTTTCGTTTCGTTTGTCGTGACGCTACGAATTATCAACGAAACATCGCGAAAACTGTGCACCCCCTTCGCGTGTCAGTTCTCGCTAGAAGTGGCGAATTCTCAATCGATCCGACGAGATCCGTCGTCGCGATCTCCTGCACGAAGATCCGCGCCATGCGGCGGCGCGTCCGTGAAGACTCCGGCCGACCCCGGACCCCCTCATCGGGGTCGAACGACCGCGACAGCGTTGTACGGTGTGGTCGGCGTCGGCGACGTGGTGAAGCGGGCGTTCGGCAGGTACAGGCACTCTCCGAACGCCGCGACGGTCGTCGGTATGTCGAAGCGCGGATCGGTGACGCGCCGCTCGACCGTGCCCGTCGTGCCCGCGCGGTCGAGTGCGACCACGGCGATCGCGTTGAGCCGGTTCTGGACGACATACAGCGTGTTGCCGTGCAATAGCAGTCCATCACCGCCCGGCACCGCCTCGGCGCCGAGAGCGACCTGCCGCGTCGTGCCCGTCGCGGGATCGATGCGGAAGAGGTGGCCGGTCACCGACTGCACGATGATCAGCGCGGTGCCGTCGGGCGTGCGCACGATCCCGTTGGCGTTGATCGCTCCGGGCACGTCAACGATGTCGCCGGTCAGCGGACGTCGTATCACCGCCGCGGGCGGCGGCAGCGCACCATCTCGGCCGAGGGGCAGGTGGTACAGCACGGGTGTGCGCGAGTCGGTGAACCACGCGCCCGTGGGTGTGAGCACCACGTCGTTGACGAACGTGTCCGGCGGTGTTGCGAGCCGGTAGCTCGCCAGCAGCGCGCCCGTACGGGTGTCCACGACGCGGGCGTCGCCGCCGGTGCCGCCGGCGACGAACAGCCGACCGCGATGGTCGATTTCGAGCCCGAGCGACGGCGTCCCCGTCCCGGGGCTCAGGATGTCGCCCTGCCCGGTCACCAGGCTGACGCGGTAGATGGAACCGTCTGCCCGCGAGCCGAAGTAGGCCACCGGCAGCGACCCGATCGCGATACCCTCCGGCTGGAACCCCGTGGGTAGGTCGATCGTGGCGGGGCACACCGGGCGGTGCGCCGCCGCACGGTCCGCGGGTACCAGCACCACGCCGAGGCAGGCGAGCGCAACCGAGATACCGAGCACTCGCTTCATCTCATCGTTCCCTCCATCGTCTTGTGCGGACGGATCCGCCGGCACGATCAGCTGCTTCCAGTCGGCGCCCGGGGTGGTCGGCGCGGGCGGTCTCGCGAACCCGATGTTCGCTAGTAACCGACGGTGAAGTGTTCGGCGCCGCGTGGGTTCTCGAGCTCGTCGAGGACGGCCACGGCAGGGTCTTCGGCCGAGATTCGGGATGCACCGTCGACGCCGGTGATGAGTGTGGTGGTGCCGCGGCGGTATTCACCGGTGCGACGTCCGGGCTCGAGGAGGGCGGGCGGGCTGAGATAGACCCAGTCGGCCGGGTGTGCTCGGCACGCCTCCAGTTGCGCGGCGCTGGCAGCGGCAATGGTTCGGATTGCCGGCGGCACGTACTCCGGGGTGTCGAGAACGAGCTGGTCGGGGCGCCCCGAAACCCGCAGCGGGGCGGCGCCGCCGACCACGAGGATGCGCGTCCGGGCAGTCGTGGCCGCGTCCAGCAGGGCCGTCGTGGTCATGGTTACGGCGTGTTCCTGCCCGGGCCCGGGGCGGGTCGCGGCCACGATCGCGTCGGTGCCGGTGAACAGTCTGCTCATGTGGTCGGTGTCGTTCGCGTCGCCCTCGACGGCGGTCACGCCGGTCGGCAGGGCGGCAGGCCGCTCTTTCCGGAATACCGCGATGAGGTCATGGCCTCGGCTCGCGGCTTCGTTGACGACGCGCGAGCCGACCATGCCATTGGCGCCGACAACGGCGATCTTCATTCGAGTGCCCCTTCAGGGTGTAGGCGTCGAGACTTCAGGCGGGTGAGCGGGTGGGCGCGGGAAGCTGTCCCGCGACGATCGCGGCGAGTGCGAGCCCGAAACCCACCAGTTGGATCGAGCCGAGTGTCTGGCCGAGCAAGAGCGCGCCGAGCACGGCGGCGACCAGCGGCGAGAGCAGGACGAGAACCGCGACCGAGGTCACGGGCAAGGTGCCGATGCCGCGGAACCAGAGGACATAGGCGATCAGACCGCCGACCAGACCCAGCCACAGGTAGCCCAGGGCGGCGGCCGGGTCGATCGCGGGAGGGGGTCCCTCGACCGCGAATGTGACGGGCACCAGGAACAGGCCTCCCGCGGCGAGTTGCCAGCCCGCGAACGCAGTAGGAGTGGCCTCGACGGGACGACCCCAGCGCTTGGTCAGCGTCAGCCCGAGCGCCATCGAGGCCGCGCTGGCCAGGCCCGCCACGATCCCGGTCGTGTCGAGCGCCGCGGCCGGCCCGATCACCACCAAGCCGACACCGGCCATGCCGGTCACTCCCCACGCGACGCGCCAGGCGGAGGGTTGCTCGTGCAGGATGATCACCGCCAGCACGGCGACAATGAGCGGCTGGGCCGCAGCCAGAGTCGCGGCAACACCTCCCGGCAGGCGTTCGGCCGCGATGAACAGCAGCGCGTTGAGCAGGCCGATGTTCAGCACGCCGAGCACCGCGGCCTTCCACCACCATTCTCCGCGCGGCAGGATCCGGGTGATCGCCAGCGCGATCAGGCCCGCGGGCAACGCCCGCATGACCGCCGCGAACAGCGGATGTCCCGGCGGCAGAAGCTCGGTGATGACGACATAGGTCGTGCCCCACGACGCGGGAGCGATCGCCGTGAGAGCGACGCGAGACAGACTTCCATAGGGAGCTCCCCTGCTGGTCCCCTCGGAAACCCGCTGTGCTGCTGGACTATTCACACACACAATCTCACCCAGCAGTCATCAATGAGTCCAACACATGTTTGTCACCACATCAATCGTGATTCAAGATTGATCCGTGGAACTCCAGCAGATGCGCTACGTGGTCGCCGTCGCCGAGACGAACAGCTTCACCCGGGCGGCCGAACGATGCCTGGTTGTCCAGTCCGCTCTCAGTCACCAGATCGCGCGCCTGGAACGAGAACTCGGCGCCAGACTATTCGAGCGCACCAGCCGCCGGGTGCGGCTGACACCGGCCGGTGCAGCGTTCCTCCCGGCCGCCCGCCAGTGTCTGGACGCCGCCGAGCGCGCGGCCGCCGAGGTCGCCGCGGCTGTCGGGGAAGTACGCGGACGGCTCGCCGTGGGCCTGATCCCTACCGTCGCCGCGGTCGATATCCCGGGTGCGCTGCGTGACTTCCGCCAGCTGTACCCGCACGTGCGCATCAGACTGCGTGTGGGGGCGAGCGAGGACCTCGCCGAGCAGGTCGAGCAAGGTGCCATCGACGTGGCTTTCCTTGGGCTGCCGACCACAGCGCGACCGCAAGGTGTCGCCGCCCAGGAACTCGCCCGGGACCGCCTCATCGCCGTGGTCGCGCCGGACCATCCACTCGCCGACGAACCAGCCGTCGACCTTCGCAGGCTTTCTTCCGAGGTCTTCGTGGACCTTCCCGCCGGGACAGCAGGACGTGCCCAATCCGACCAAGCCTTCGCAGCCGCTGGTCTCGACCGTGACGTCGCCTTCGAAGTGACCACCGCGGACTACATCGCTCGACTCGTGGGACCGGGCCTTGCCGTGGCCATGCTCCCCTCCGCCTACGCGCCTCAGCTGGCCGGTGTAGTCACCATCGAGGTAGCTGATGCGCCGGCCCGCGTCGAGTACGCCATCTGGAACCACGTCAGCCGCACGCCCGCGGCGACCGCCTTCCTCGCCATTCTCGGCATCACGGCCCAGAACTCCCGAGGCTGACGAACAAGACGACGAGATCCAGACCGACCAGCTGATCGCCCTCGGCGTGCCGCGTGAGCGGATCTTCGTCGACAAAGAGTTCTCCGGCACCCGCCATGCAGACCCGATCGACCGGCACCATCACCTCGGCCAACGCGTCGTAGGTCGAAGAGCCTCGATCTCGAAGAATTTCAGCAGCAGACCGAACCCGAGGCGAGCCGCGCCCGTCTTGTTCCCCACCAGCCGCATTGCTCACCGACCAACGTCCACGACCCGATCAGATCTCCTCGGTCGACCACTCCTGAAGCACGCCGGGCAACAGTAGACGAATCAGCCTGCGCGCGAAGCTACATTGCGGCTCGGCCGACTTCAGGATTCCGGGCCATCACGGCACAACATCGACACGACCGGTGAAGCGCCTCGGATCGTCCATGCGAGCGGGTCGGCCCACATGGTCCGTGCCCCGCCAGACATCTGGCGGCCGTTCGATGCCATGTCTCGTCGAGCCGATTTTCACGGTGTCCAGCCACCGTTGACCGGACATCAACGAGCTCGGCCTTCGGGTTGTCGAAGGTGGCGATAGAGGTGCCGTAGGGTGGAATCTCGCGCGGAAACCTTGGCGCGAACTGACAGTTGCCACGGGAACGCGGGAGCCGAGACATGGACGATCGATCCACCATCGTCGCGGTCCCCGAATCCGTGCGCACGGAGTTGCGCCGCGGCGTCCGCAGTGTGCTGGTCGACACTGCCGCGCTGCGGCTGGTGCGGGATCGCTTCGACGACGATCAAGCCGGTTCGCTGCGCCGGTATCTCGAAGCCTCCCAATCACCGAACACCTTGCGCGCCTATCGCGCCGACTGGGTTGCCTGGTCGGCGTGGTGCGCCGCCGAGGGCAGGCAGGCTCTTCCCGCTGATGCGCTCGACGTCGCTGTCTATCTGGCTGCGGCCGCCGACGCGCACCGCGATGCGGGTGGATGGGCGTTCAGTCCGGCGACCTTGGAACGAAAGTCGGCCGCCATCGCCGCGGTGCACGCCGCGAACGGACTGCCCTCCCCGACCCGGTCGGATGTGGTGCGGCTGACCTTGCGCGGTATCCGCCGCACTCGCCGCGGGCAACCCCGGCGTAAACGCCCGGTGCTGCTGCACACTCTCGACCAACTCCTGGGTGGGCTTCCCGAGCCGGGCTGGCCCACCGAACCCGCCCGGCGCCGGGACGCGCTCGCCCTGCTCGTCGGTTTCGCCGGAGCCCTGCGCCGCAGCGAACTCGCCGGACTGCGCATCGGCGACGTCGAGGTGAGCATGGACCACGCCACCGGCGAACCGATCCTGCTGATCCGGCTGCCCGCCACGAAGACCGACCCGACCGGCGCGACCGAACAGCGCGTGGCCCTCCCGCGCGGCCGCCGACCGGCCACCTGCCCCGTCTGCGCTTTCGCCGACTGGCTGCGTCTGCGCGAAATACATATCGCCACAGGAACTTCCGGTGTCCGTGGCTGGCTGTCCGAGCTCCCCACCGGCGCTGCCGACATCCACCGCTGCCACGGATTCACCGGCACACGCACCGACTCGGACCTTCCCCTTTTCCCCACCATCACCCGGCACGGTGCCATCGCCGACCACGCTATGTCCGGTCGCGCCGTCGCCGAACTGGTCAAGCGCTATGCCGCCCGGGCCGGGCTCGACCCCGATCTCTTCTCGGGTCACTCACTCCGCGCCGGGTTCGCCACGCAGGCCGCACTCGGCGGCGCCAGCGACCGCGAGATCATGCGCCAGGGCCGCTGGTCCAACCCGCGCACCGTCCACGGATACATCCGCACGGCCAACC carries:
- a CDS encoding TetR/AcrR family transcriptional regulator; this encodes MTTRRTGLREQKKQATREALREAALRLALERGPDNVRVDDIAEAAGVSPRTYNNYFSSREQAIVAAVTTERETRVGAAVADQPADVRLADAVIDAIVDQYTAQGDPGRDVLLLITTRPALHDAFVHTATAIEHPLADAIGERLGDADPHTARVLAASVTAAVRVALEQWLQPTPANSGLVVPSGALPQLLRATLAPLAPAFDAAQKRSHRPHK
- a CDS encoding nuclear transport factor 2 family protein, giving the protein MNKLRRTLPILALPLALLAAACSTGATATEDDSTRRQLRELLDRHEIHALVDRLATALDEGRFDTFNTIYTADVKAKSPGGEAQGRDAVIALASRNHSNERRQPHYISNVQIDLAGDRAAVRANAVLAIVPTSTVDGRMAPEPLFAAGGGYRFDAVRTPEGWRFSRVETAPVWTTGTLPS
- a CDS encoding MarR family winged helix-turn-helix transcriptional regulator; the protein is MDDIDAFDVDTFAAVIEDFNRVYIRIPVREKLPFTTLSVLDTLAHRGPARLSDLTETEQLTQPGITQLIARLERDGLVLRRRDPDDGRAVIVHLTEAGRQVRQTRHDDRVRHLAPMVSELSAAHRQALAAALPALTRLAQLERER
- a CDS encoding epoxide hydrolase family protein codes for the protein MSDRTRDVRPFPLTPTEIHVPDSVLTDLRQRLDLTRLPEDVGNEDWYYGVPRSYLQELVDYWRSGYDWRAAEAEINTYQHYKIEIDGVPVHFMRRPGVGPNPTPLILTHGWPWTFWHWSKVADLLADPGAHGGDPAEAFDVIVPSFPGFGFSSPLANRPDLNFWKVADLWHTLMTDVLGYEKYGAAGCDVGALVTAQLGHKYADELYAIHIGSGLKLTLFNGDRAWDFSGGLPIPDSLPAEARARIVELDKRFAVHLAAHLLAPSTLAHALSDSPAGMLAWILERWFKWSDNGGDIETVFSRDDLLTHATIYWATNTIGTSIRLYANHNRYPWTPSHERLPVVQAPTGITFVGYENPPGISTAQRVEHFRASDRAQWYNHVNLTVHDHGGHFIPWEIPDQWTGDLRRTFRGRR
- a CDS encoding DinB family protein; translated protein: MPRWTVIIPLLTEAPQNPKPLARQSDPTPTNRIEKTMTWSIPRVTTGAERHLIESQLDRNRAELVNTVRGLSEEDARRRLVASMTTPIGLLKHAAVAERIWFQHVLAGLPKSECDGGTTAGDASFVVDDNETLADVIAEFERASDRSRAIAAEFDLDDTKTHPHLGDVSLRFICLLLSEDFARHAGHGDILREQIEHPALLNTDAPEQP
- a CDS encoding alpha/beta fold hydrolase; amino-acid sequence: MSYGTPVASTRQRSVVSADRTSISYRSMGSGPGVIVVGGALSTAQDYLPLASELAQSCTVHLVERRGRGASGPLGHDYSLQKEVDDLLAVHTDTGARLAFGHSYGGLAILETVRSSPVFDRIALYEPGAPGGHVATEWMALYRARLAAGDPYGAFAYFIQGSGGAPGFVTKLPHWYLRAALRIGFRGQRWQRMRPLLEANLAEHEQLAAQQDRLDEFANLTAATLILRGTRTSSTTRAELDALTDTLPNATLDTMKGLDHFGPEGKSGQTVAERVITFLLEH
- a CDS encoding MarR family winged helix-turn-helix transcriptional regulator, with product MERKLSFDLHVLTARLDRAADRILRAEHGVSYSRFLALTFVGELGASTQRALADRLGVTEPSVSRMTAVLAAEGLLVVQPDPGGGRSRRLSLTGKGKQLVAAAQQGLEERLAAVVAESGVPYDEYARQTARLLTTFEHLEALK